The Acinetobacter piscicola genome includes a window with the following:
- a CDS encoding thiol:disulfide interchange protein DsbA/DsbL, with protein MKKFLLGAVAASVLAFSGNAMANFVAGQDYQVVAKPVKVEKPGKIEVREFFWYGCGHCFTLEPHMQDWLKKLPKDIRFVRTPAAMNPLWEQAARAYYVSEALGVRQKAHLQLFHDIHDKQRPILEQAQLAKFYTRYGTSEEKFNTTYKSFPISSKIAQAKNLTAQYQLSGVPAVTVNGKYIVQGNDAKVIQVVNYLIEKERKAK; from the coding sequence ATGAAAAAATTCCTTTTAGGAGCTGTTGCCGCATCTGTTTTGGCCTTTTCAGGCAATGCTATGGCCAATTTTGTGGCAGGTCAGGACTATCAGGTGGTCGCAAAACCAGTCAAAGTCGAAAAACCGGGCAAAATTGAGGTACGTGAATTCTTCTGGTATGGCTGTGGTCACTGTTTCACGTTGGAACCGCATATGCAGGACTGGTTGAAAAAATTACCCAAAGATATCCGTTTTGTACGTACACCTGCTGCAATGAACCCGCTTTGGGAACAGGCTGCACGTGCTTATTATGTTTCAGAAGCCCTGGGTGTGCGTCAAAAAGCACATTTACAGTTATTCCATGATATTCATGACAAGCAGCGTCCAATTTTAGAACAGGCACAATTGGCCAAGTTCTATACCCGTTATGGTACTTCTGAAGAGAAATTTAACACGACTTATAAATCATTCCCGATTTCGTCAAAAATTGCTCAGGCAAAAAATTTGACTGCTCAATATCAGTTAAGCGGTGTACCAGCGGTGACCGTGAATGGTAAATATATTGTGCAGGGCAATGATGCCAAAGTAATTCAGGTGGTGAATTACCTGATTGAAAAAGAGCGTAAAGCCAAATAA
- a CDS encoding IS5-like element ISAba12 family transposase codes for MKKPAHKIYRTTNWPAYNRALMSRGNIAIWFDPATQWYAPSIGKQGRNQTYSDAVIQCCLMIKSLFRLSLRMVTGFVQSLIKLCGLNWIAPDYTTLCRRQKHIDIVISYQKSSDGLHLLMDSTGMKFLGEGEWKRKKHGPEYRRQWRKLHIGIDAKTLQIRAVQLTTNNVSDSQVLGDLLNQIPQDERIDSVYTDGAYDTKQCRQVIADRQAHAVIPPRKNAKPWKDTKSSSLERNELLRAIKRLGRTLWKKWSGYHRRSLVETKMHCIKLLGDKLSARSFDSQVNEIHARVAVLNRFTELGRPLTQVTP; via the coding sequence ATGAAGAAGCCTGCACACAAAATCTACCGCACAACCAATTGGCCCGCATATAACCGAGCACTCATGAGTCGCGGAAATATTGCCATTTGGTTTGATCCTGCTACGCAATGGTATGCTCCGTCCATCGGTAAACAAGGGCGAAATCAAACCTACTCCGACGCAGTCATCCAATGCTGCTTAATGATTAAATCCTTATTCCGTCTGTCTTTACGTATGGTCACTGGCTTTGTGCAAAGTCTGATTAAACTTTGCGGATTAAATTGGATAGCTCCAGATTACACCACGCTTTGTAGAAGACAAAAGCATATTGATATTGTAATCAGCTACCAAAAAAGTAGCGATGGGCTGCATCTACTCATGGACTCTACAGGCATGAAGTTTCTAGGTGAGGGCGAATGGAAACGCAAGAAACATGGACCTGAATATCGTCGCCAATGGCGTAAACTTCATATTGGTATAGATGCTAAAACCCTACAAATACGAGCAGTTCAGCTTACAACCAATAATGTCAGTGATTCACAGGTGCTTGGTGATTTACTTAATCAGATTCCACAAGATGAGCGGATTGACTCTGTTTATACCGATGGAGCTTATGACACCAAGCAATGCCGTCAGGTCATTGCAGATCGGCAAGCGCATGCGGTGATTCCACCTAGAAAAAATGCGAAACCATGGAAAGATACAAAGAGTAGCTCGCTAGAGCGAAATGAATTACTTCGAGCAATTAAACGTTTAGGCAGGACACTATGGAAAAAATGGTCAGGCTATCATCGGCGAAGTTTGGTTGAAACTAAGATGCATTGCATCAAATTATTAGGAGATAAACTCAGTGCAAGGAGTTTTGATAGCCAAGTCAATGAGATCCATGCACGTGTGGCAGTCCTTAACAGATTTACGGAATTAGGTCGACCACTTACCCAAGTTACGCCTTAA
- a CDS encoding heavy metal translocating P-type ATPase, with translation MSTEMTDTPHYSETLEIEGMTCASCVGRVEKALKSVEGVESAHVNLATEKAVIYAHQPLDRATLIKAVEKAGYEVEALQPIELTIEGMSCASCVGRVEKALKSVEGVESAHVNLATEKATIQASSSVTRDSLIQAVTKAGFEAKSVHQTTESFQDKKNIELEKLKKDLILSVLLTLPVFILEMGSHLIPAFHTFMMDNIGQQNSWLMQFFLTTVALIFPGRRFFKKGIPSLFRLAPDMNSLVAVGTLAAYLYSVVATFFPSVLPQGTVNVYYEAAAVIITLILLGRFFEAKAKGRTSLAIQHLVGMQPKVARIQLNNQVIEVPIAEVQTGTIVEIRPGERIPVDGEVIHGQSFIDESMITGEPMPVEKTIGSTVVGGTINQSGSLNIKATSVGSSSVLSQIIRMVEQAQGSKLPIQALVDKITMWFVPVVMGLSLLTFITWFIFGPEPALTFSLVNAVAVLIIACPCAMGLATPTSIMVGTGRGAEMGVLFRKGEALQLLKETKVVAVDKTGTLTEGKPILTDLHVLEGFEYNAVLSLMAAVESKSEHPIARAIVQAAIDKELILSPVADFKSVTGYGIEATVSEHLVHIGADRYMEKLGLNPNVFSQFSDRLGEEGKTPLYVAIDQKLAAIIAVADPIKESTFAAIEALHQLGLKVAMITGDNRHTAQAIAKKLGIDEVIAEVLPEGKIEAVKKLKNQYGKLAYVGDGINDAPALAEADIGLAIGTGTDVAIEAADVVLMSGNLKGVPNAIALSKATITNIRENLFWAFVYNAALIPIAAGVLYPQFGLLLSPVFAAGAMALSSIFVLGNALRLKRFKAPLAII, from the coding sequence ATGAGTACCGAAATGACTGATACGCCACACTACAGTGAAACATTAGAGATTGAGGGGATGACATGTGCTTCTTGTGTAGGCCGTGTGGAAAAAGCTTTAAAATCTGTTGAGGGTGTTGAATCGGCTCATGTAAATCTGGCTACCGAAAAAGCAGTCATTTATGCGCATCAACCACTTGATCGCGCTACTTTAATTAAAGCCGTAGAAAAAGCAGGCTACGAAGTGGAAGCGCTGCAACCAATAGAGCTTACGATTGAGGGTATGTCATGTGCTTCTTGTGTAGGTCGAGTAGAAAAGGCCTTAAAATCTGTTGAGGGTGTGGAATCAGCTCATGTAAATCTGGCTACTGAAAAAGCGACTATTCAGGCAAGCTCATCTGTCACTCGTGACTCGTTAATTCAGGCCGTCACCAAAGCAGGGTTTGAAGCAAAGTCAGTTCATCAAACTACGGAAAGCTTTCAAGATAAAAAGAATATTGAATTAGAAAAACTTAAAAAAGATTTAATTCTGTCAGTCTTATTGACTCTACCCGTTTTTATTTTAGAAATGGGATCACACCTGATTCCCGCCTTTCATACGTTTATGATGGATAACATTGGCCAACAAAATAGCTGGTTAATGCAATTTTTCTTGACCACAGTAGCATTAATTTTTCCAGGCCGACGCTTCTTCAAAAAGGGCATCCCAAGTTTATTCCGCTTAGCACCAGACATGAATTCCTTGGTGGCTGTAGGAACATTGGCTGCTTATCTTTATTCAGTGGTTGCTACTTTCTTTCCAAGTGTCCTGCCACAAGGCACGGTCAATGTTTATTATGAAGCTGCAGCGGTTATTATCACTTTAATTCTATTAGGTAGATTTTTTGAAGCCAAGGCAAAAGGCCGAACGTCTTTAGCAATTCAACATCTAGTTGGAATGCAGCCTAAAGTTGCCAGAATACAGCTCAATAATCAGGTGATAGAAGTTCCGATTGCCGAAGTTCAAACAGGAACGATTGTAGAGATTAGACCAGGCGAGCGTATCCCTGTCGATGGTGAAGTTATTCACGGCCAAAGTTTTATTGATGAATCCATGATTACTGGCGAGCCTATGCCCGTTGAAAAAACGATAGGCTCTACTGTGGTAGGAGGAACAATTAACCAAAGTGGCAGCTTAAATATCAAAGCCACCTCTGTTGGTAGTTCATCAGTGCTTTCTCAAATCATCCGAATGGTTGAACAGGCACAGGGTTCCAAGCTGCCTATTCAGGCATTGGTTGATAAAATTACCATGTGGTTTGTACCTGTAGTAATGGGTCTCTCTCTTTTAACTTTTATTACTTGGTTTATCTTCGGCCCTGAGCCAGCCCTAACGTTTAGCTTAGTTAATGCAGTTGCGGTACTCATTATTGCATGTCCTTGTGCAATGGGACTTGCAACGCCTACATCAATCATGGTGGGAACTGGGCGTGGTGCTGAAATGGGTGTTTTATTCCGTAAAGGGGAAGCTTTGCAGCTGCTCAAAGAAACTAAAGTGGTTGCTGTTGATAAAACAGGGACCCTGACTGAAGGGAAACCAATTTTAACCGATCTGCATGTCTTAGAAGGGTTTGAATACAATGCCGTACTTTCACTTATGGCAGCCGTTGAATCAAAGTCTGAGCATCCTATTGCTCGAGCAATTGTACAAGCCGCTATAGATAAGGAATTAATTCTGTCTCCTGTTGCTGATTTCAAGTCAGTCACGGGCTATGGAATAGAAGCAACGGTGTCTGAACATTTGGTTCATATTGGTGCAGATCGATATATGGAAAAACTAGGTTTGAATCCTAATGTTTTTTCTCAATTTTCGGATCGTTTGGGAGAAGAAGGAAAAACCCCTCTCTATGTTGCGATTGACCAGAAACTTGCTGCCATTATTGCTGTAGCAGATCCAATTAAAGAATCAACATTTGCTGCAATTGAAGCGTTACATCAGTTAGGTTTAAAGGTTGCCATGATTACAGGTGATAACCGTCATACAGCTCAAGCGATTGCAAAAAAACTAGGTATTGATGAGGTTATTGCAGAAGTCTTACCAGAAGGTAAAATAGAGGCCGTTAAAAAATTAAAAAATCAATATGGTAAACTCGCATATGTTGGAGATGGCATTAATGATGCCCCTGCACTTGCAGAAGCAGATATTGGTTTAGCAATAGGTACAGGTACAGACGTAGCTATTGAAGCTGCTGATGTGGTTTTGATGTCTGGCAACCTGAAAGGAGTGCCAAATGCTATCGCTTTAAGCAAAGCGACTATAACCAATATTCGTGAAAATTTATTTTGGGCATTTGTTTACAATGCAGCTCTGATTCCTATTGCAGCAGGTGTACTTTATCCGCAATTTGGACTGCTACTTTCTCCTGTATTTGCTGCTGGTGCAATGGCTCTCTCGTCAATATTTGTACTAGGAAATGCTTTACGATTAAAACGTTTTAAAGCCCCCCTTGCAATTATTTAA
- a CDS encoding heavy-metal-associated domain-containing protein encodes MKFHIANMTCGGCARGITTAIKELDSNASLDIDLQNRIVEINTTVSQDQVIATLSERGFTADPA; translated from the coding sequence ATGAAATTTCACATCGCTAATATGACTTGTGGTGGTTGTGCACGCGGCATTACTACCGCAATTAAAGAGCTCGACTCGAATGCCTCACTCGATATTGATTTACAAAACCGTATTGTTGAAATCAACACAACGGTGAGTCAGGATCAAGTCATTGCCACTCTCAGTGAGCGTGGATTTACAGCTGATCCTGCTTAA